One Oncorhynchus clarkii lewisi isolate Uvic-CL-2024 chromosome 28, UVic_Ocla_1.0, whole genome shotgun sequence genomic region harbors:
- the LOC139387575 gene encoding guanine nucleotide-binding protein G(I)/G(S)/G(O) subunit gamma-12a — MSSKMPSSNNIAQARRTVQQLRIEASIERIKVSKASADLMHYCGEHAKYDPLLMGIPASENPFKDKKPCTIL, encoded by the exons ATGTCATCGAAGATGCCAAGCTCTAACAACATAGCCCAAGCCAGGAGGACAGTACAACAGCTGAGGATAGAGGCCAGTATTGAGAGGATAAAG gtatCCAAGGCCTCTGCGGACCTCATGCACTACTGTGGCGAACACGCCAAGTACGACCCTCTGCTCATGGGCATACCTGCCTCAGAGAACCCCTTCAAGGACAAAAAGCCCTGCACTATATTGTAG
- the LOC139387574 gene encoding growth arrest and DNA damage-inducible protein GADD45 alpha-like, producing the protein MCKMTFEELSGDYSAERMDTVAKALEEVLSLALPQGCITVGVYEAAKSLNVDPDNVVLCILATDDEDVKDVALQIHFTLIQAFCCENDISILRVNNTRRLAEILGGGTQGGEPMDLHCVLVTSPHSSSWKDPALSKVNRFCRESRCMDQWVPIINLPER; encoded by the exons ATGTGCAAAATGACATTTGAGGAACTAAGTGGGGATTATTCTGCAGAAAG GATGGATACAGTGGCAAAAGCATTGGAAGAGGTTCTCTCGTTGGCATTACCCCAAGGATGCATTACAGTAGGGGTCTATGAAGCAGCAAAATCATTGAATGT AGATCCAGATAATGTGGTTCTGTGCATCCTGGCAACAGATGACGAGGATGTAAAGGACGTGGCCCTTCAGATCCACTTCACCCTGATCCAGGCATTCTGCTGTGAGAATGACATCAGCATCCTGCGAGTTAACAACACCAGGCGTCTGGCAGAGATCCTCGGCGGAGGGACACAGGGGGGAGAGCCCATGGATCTGCACTGTGTCCTGGTCACT AGCCCACACTCCTCCTCCTGGAAAGACCCAGCCCTGAGCAAAGTGAACCGCTTCTGCAGGGAGAGCCGGTGCATGGACCAGTGGGTACCCATCATTAACCTCCCTGAGCGATGA